From a region of the Streptomyces sp. NBC_01454 genome:
- a CDS encoding SpoIIE family protein phosphatase, producing the protein MAYDDSFRRTEAVQAVTARVLGSTGAELTAVFVPAEGGGELQLAEMVGGSGVPYGLPTRYPLSGTSPVATAFRTGVALWLSPAELAEYGTAGPPEAAGTDPWNGAGTPPAEVSLAVLPLGGETKRLGCLVVVELTAEAFDADRRHLLELHADQVAAGLEAVGARVMARTERRSLLGPGLDTLRGGAFTLLLRTGRMAADRLVLELFGIAPEQFDGRVETLLAHTAPDDVPALMSMVEPGGLPVAGQQLSIRIRRTNGELRWLSLRCRVLVDTDGTPERMLGVVADASYLRPTADEVSIVQRLSTALAGATTVRDVSRVVVAALRLPLAAGRVAVAELEADRLVVSVLDPPEPADWPAVWRAEWRSEWPDTSCQSMPTLESVLRAGHVALWPRGAALEPGLADIGPGGLAVLPLPAEGRIVGVCLLGWDEEHAFGPEERSLLTATAGLVGQALVRAHALDAGHELATMLQRSLLPRKLPSLPGGVAVARYLPATMGLEVGGDWYDVIPLADGHVALVIGDVEGHSAGAATIMGQMRTAIRAYAVEGHPPDVVVSHANRLLLGMETDLFATCCYVDLDMEEGIAWFVRAGHLPPLLRLPDGSTEALRIEGGPPLGVSAEGEFPLTEVGLAAGTVLVLLTDGLAESATLPLDDGIGRVRAALAAADPADAGRLADELLGGAKRRDDDVALLVLRYDGMRVRPTRVRWAVWRLPDAVMHARRFTARTLRSWDVTEEVDVALLVVSELVTNAIAHTQGEVRLDLTLAADRLRVAVNDASPRAPVKPASVDWEATGGRGLLLVEAMSASWGSVPLSGGKQVWCEISLPPGERLGAADTADGAAGAGVRADGEEVR; encoded by the coding sequence GTGGCTTACGACGACAGCTTCCGGCGGACGGAGGCGGTGCAGGCAGTGACCGCACGAGTCCTTGGGTCCACCGGGGCCGAGCTGACCGCCGTCTTCGTGCCGGCCGAAGGGGGCGGCGAGCTCCAGCTGGCCGAGATGGTCGGGGGCTCCGGCGTCCCCTACGGGCTGCCGACGCGCTACCCGCTGTCCGGCACCTCACCGGTCGCCACGGCCTTCCGTACCGGCGTCGCCCTGTGGCTGAGCCCGGCCGAACTCGCGGAGTACGGCACCGCCGGTCCCCCCGAGGCCGCCGGGACGGACCCCTGGAACGGTGCCGGCACCCCACCGGCCGAGGTTTCGCTGGCCGTGCTGCCGCTGGGCGGGGAGACCAAGCGGCTGGGGTGCCTGGTGGTCGTGGAACTGACCGCGGAAGCCTTCGACGCCGACCGCCGGCACCTGCTGGAACTCCACGCCGACCAGGTGGCCGCCGGGCTGGAGGCCGTGGGCGCCCGGGTCATGGCACGGACCGAGCGGCGCTCGCTGCTGGGGCCGGGGCTGGACACCCTGCGTGGCGGTGCCTTCACCCTGCTGCTGCGCACCGGGCGGATGGCGGCGGACCGGCTGGTGCTGGAGCTGTTCGGCATCGCTCCGGAGCAGTTCGACGGGCGGGTGGAGACCCTGCTGGCGCACACCGCACCGGACGATGTGCCCGCCCTGATGTCGATGGTGGAGCCGGGCGGGCTGCCCGTCGCCGGCCAGCAGCTGTCGATCCGTATCCGCCGGACCAACGGCGAGCTGCGCTGGCTGAGCCTGCGCTGCCGGGTGCTGGTCGACACCGACGGCACCCCGGAGCGCATGCTCGGGGTGGTCGCCGACGCCTCATATCTGCGCCCCACCGCCGACGAGGTCTCCATCGTGCAGCGGCTGTCCACCGCGCTGGCCGGCGCCACGACCGTCCGGGACGTCAGCCGGGTGGTGGTCGCCGCGCTGCGGCTGCCGCTGGCGGCCGGCCGGGTGGCGGTGGCCGAGCTGGAGGCGGACCGGCTGGTGGTCTCCGTCCTCGATCCTCCGGAACCCGCGGACTGGCCCGCCGTCTGGCGCGCCGAGTGGCGGTCCGAGTGGCCCGACACGTCGTGCCAGTCCATGCCGACGCTGGAGAGCGTGCTGCGGGCCGGGCATGTGGCCCTGTGGCCGCGCGGGGCCGCCCTCGAACCCGGTCTCGCGGACATCGGGCCGGGCGGCCTCGCCGTCCTGCCGCTGCCGGCCGAGGGCAGGATCGTCGGGGTGTGCCTGCTGGGGTGGGACGAGGAGCACGCCTTCGGGCCGGAGGAACGGTCGCTGCTGACCGCGACCGCCGGCCTGGTGGGCCAGGCCCTGGTCCGCGCCCACGCGCTGGACGCCGGACACGAGCTGGCCACGATGCTCCAGCGCAGTCTGCTGCCCCGCAAGCTGCCGTCGCTGCCCGGAGGGGTGGCCGTCGCCCGCTATCTGCCCGCCACGATGGGGCTCGAAGTGGGCGGCGACTGGTACGACGTCATCCCGCTCGCCGACGGCCATGTCGCGCTCGTCATCGGCGACGTCGAGGGCCACAGCGCCGGCGCCGCCACGATCATGGGCCAGATGCGCACCGCCATCAGGGCCTACGCGGTGGAGGGCCATCCGCCCGACGTGGTGGTCTCGCACGCCAACCGGCTGCTCCTGGGCATGGAGACCGATCTCTTCGCCACCTGCTGCTATGTGGACCTGGACATGGAGGAGGGCATCGCCTGGTTCGTCCGGGCCGGGCATCTGCCGCCCCTGCTGCGGCTGCCCGACGGCAGCACCGAGGCGCTGCGCATCGAGGGCGGGCCGCCGCTGGGGGTGTCCGCGGAGGGGGAATTCCCGCTCACCGAGGTCGGGCTGGCCGCGGGCACCGTGCTCGTCCTGCTCACCGACGGCCTGGCCGAGTCGGCCACCCTCCCCCTCGATGACGGCATCGGCCGGGTGCGGGCGGCGCTAGCGGCGGCCGATCCGGCCGATGCCGGGCGGCTGGCCGATGAGCTGCTCGGCGGTGCCAAGCGGCGCGATGACGACGTGGCGCTGCTGGTGCTGCGCTACGACGGGATGCGGGTCCGCCCCACCCGGGTGCGCTGGGCGGTGTGGCGGCTGCCCGACGCGGTGATGCACGCCCGCCGCTTCACCGCCCGCACCCTGCGCTCCTGGGATGTGACCGAAGAGGTCGATGTGGCCCTGCTGGTGGTGTCCGAACTGGTCACCAACGCCATCGCGCACACCCAGGGAGAGGTCCGGCTGGATCTGACGCTGGCCGCGGACCGGCTGCGGGTCGCGGTGAACGACGCCTCGCCCCGCGCCCCGGTCAAGCCGGCCAGCGTGGACTGGGAGGCGACCGGCGGCCGTGGGCTGCTGCTCGTCGAGGCGATGTCGGCCTCCTGGGGTTCGGTGCCGCTGAGCGGCGGCAAGCAGGTGTGGTGCGAGATCTCCCTGCCGCCGGGCGAACGGCTCGGCGCGGCCGACACGGCGGACGGTGCGGCCGGTGCGGGCGTCCGGGCAGACGGCGAGGAGGTGCGCTGA
- a CDS encoding zinc-dependent alcohol dehydrogenase family protein, translated as MATIAGPDTVSGWAVQRPGPVASGPLAAVRRPVPEPGPGDLLLRVEACGVCRTDLHLAEGDLPPHRPSTVPGHEIVGRVTATGGAVTRFRVGDRAGGAWLRGTCGVCRYCRAGHENLCPDSRYTGWDADGGFAGAALVPADYAYPLPEDQDATLLAPLLCAGIIGYRALRRSTLPPGGRLGIYGFGASAHLAAQVALAEGATVHVLTRSPQARALALELGASSAGGAHDRPPEPLDSAILFAPVGELVPVALEALDRAGTLAVAGIHLTDVPSLTYQRHLFLERNLCSVTANTRQDGREFLAAAARIGIRVTVSRYPLSRAPQALADLAADRVRGAAVLTPD; from the coding sequence ATGGCCACCATCGCAGGCCCGGACACGGTGTCCGGCTGGGCCGTTCAGCGCCCCGGCCCGGTCGCCTCCGGGCCGCTGGCCGCCGTCCGCCGCCCGGTCCCCGAGCCGGGTCCGGGGGATCTGCTGCTCCGGGTGGAGGCCTGCGGTGTGTGCCGTACGGATCTGCATCTGGCGGAGGGGGATCTGCCGCCGCACCGCCCGTCGACCGTGCCGGGCCATGAGATCGTCGGCCGGGTGACCGCCACCGGCGGTGCGGTGACGCGCTTCCGGGTCGGCGACCGGGCCGGCGGGGCGTGGCTGCGCGGTACCTGCGGGGTCTGCCGGTACTGCCGTGCGGGGCACGAGAACCTCTGCCCCGACTCCCGTTACACCGGCTGGGATGCCGACGGCGGCTTCGCCGGGGCCGCGCTCGTGCCCGCGGACTACGCCTACCCGCTGCCAGAGGACCAGGACGCCACGCTGCTGGCGCCGCTGCTGTGCGCCGGGATCATCGGCTACCGCGCGCTGCGGCGCAGCACTCTGCCCCCGGGCGGCCGGCTCGGCATCTACGGGTTCGGCGCCTCGGCACATCTGGCCGCGCAGGTCGCCCTGGCCGAAGGCGCCACCGTGCATGTCCTGACCCGGTCCCCGCAGGCCCGTGCGCTCGCCCTGGAACTAGGCGCGTCCTCGGCGGGCGGCGCCCACGACCGCCCGCCCGAACCGCTGGACTCGGCGATCCTCTTCGCACCGGTCGGCGAGCTCGTGCCGGTGGCGCTGGAGGCGCTGGACCGTGCGGGGACCCTCGCGGTGGCCGGTATCCACCTCACCGATGTCCCCTCGCTCACATATCAGCGCCATCTCTTCCTCGAGCGCAATCTGTGCAGCGTCACCGCCAATACCCGCCAGGACGGCCGGGAGTTCCTGGCGGCCGCGGCGCGGATCGGCATCCGGGTCACGGTGAGCCGCTATCCGCTGAGCCGCGCCCCGCAGGCGCTCGCGGACCTGGCCGCCGACCGGGTGCGGGGCGCCGCCGTCCTGACACCGGACTGA